One segment of Panicum virgatum strain AP13 chromosome 1K, P.virgatum_v5, whole genome shotgun sequence DNA contains the following:
- the LOC120698389 gene encoding GDSL esterase/lipase At4g10955-like isoform X1, with the protein MFAKRKDSNLCHGLCSAVFLHPQNCEHNRRSVAASLVQAVYVLERDRQLNRQSVEALAPPWWEFFHFELIRKLIDDADMSIFGAIFEFNPPSSEEASAVNAPRFVIAFRGTITERDTISRDLSLDIHLVQNGLHRTSRFTIAMQAVQNVASVFPGSKIWLAGHSLGAGMAILTGRNMVKKGVLLESFLFNPPFVAAPIERIRDEKVKHGFRIARSVITAGLTIAMKGKTEGNSQRSVADESFSILSSWTPYLYVNPGDHICSEYIGYFQHRKNMEDLGAGFIEKLATQNSIGDLFFKALGWESEPLHLLPSADLIVNVSPSPDFKYAHSISQWWQPELNLQCSKYRYE; encoded by the exons ATGTTTGCAAAGCGCAAAGATTCTAATCTGTGTCATGGACTGTGCTCGGCTGTATTTCTGCATCCTCA GAACTGCGAGCATAATCGGAGATCTGTGGCTGCAAGCTTAGTTCAGGCTGTATATGTGTTGGAGAGAGACCGACAATTAAATCGCCAATCTGTTGAAGCCCTGGCTCCTCCTTGGTGGGAATTCTTCCATTTTGAGCTGATTCGCAAGCTCATTGATGATGCCGATATGTCCATATTTGGTGcaatatttgaattcaatcctCCTTCAAGTGAAGAAGCTTCTGCTGTGAATGCTCCAAGATTTGTCATTGCTTTCAGAGGCACCATAACAGAAAGGGATACCATCTCTAGGGATCTTTCCCTTGACATCCACCTTGTACAAAATGGTCTCCACAGGACCTCAAGATTTACCATTGCAATGCAAGCTGTTCAAAATGTTGCCTCAGTTTTTCCTGGATCCAAAATTTGGTTAGCAGGGCACTCATTGGGTGCTGGTATGGCTATCCTTACTGGAAGAAACATGGTTAAGAAGGGTGTGCTTTTGGAAAGCTTTCTCTTCAATCCGCCCTTTGTCGCTGCTCCAATTGAAAGGATCAGAGATGAAAAGGTAAAGCACGGTTTCCGCATTGCTAGAAGTGTAATTACCGCTGGATTAACTATTGCAATGAAAGGTAAAACTGAGGGGAACAGTCAGAGATCTGTTGCTGATGAATCTTTCAGCATTCTGTCATCGTGGACGCCGTATCTATACGTTAACCCAGGAGACCACATCTGTTCAGAGTACATCGGGTACTTCCAACACCGGAAGAACATGGAGGATCTCGGTGCTGGTTTTATTGAGAAGCTTGCGACCCAGAATTCCATCGGAGATCTGTTCTTCAAGGCATTAGGGTGGGAATCAGAACCACTGCACCTTCTCCCATCTGCTGACTTGATCGTCAATGTGAGCCCTTCACCTGATTTCAAATATGCTCACAGCATCAGCCAATGGTGGCAGCCAGAGCTGAACTTGCAGTGCAGTAAATATCGGTACGAATAG
- the LOC120698389 gene encoding GDSL esterase/lipase At4g10955-like isoform X2 gives MAVERDVFGISGPTYLKSVDWNCEHNRRSVAASLVQAVYVLERDRQLNRQSVEALAPPWWEFFHFELIRKLIDDADMSIFGAIFEFNPPSSEEASAVNAPRFVIAFRGTITERDTISRDLSLDIHLVQNGLHRTSRFTIAMQAVQNVASVFPGSKIWLAGHSLGAGMAILTGRNMVKKGVLLESFLFNPPFVAAPIERIRDEKVKHGFRIARSVITAGLTIAMKGKTEGNSQRSVADESFSILSSWTPYLYVNPGDHICSEYIGYFQHRKNMEDLGAGFIEKLATQNSIGDLFFKALGWESEPLHLLPSADLIVNVSPSPDFKYAHSISQWWQPELNLQCSKYRYE, from the exons ATGGCTGTGGAAAGAGATGTCTTTGGCATCTCTGGGCCGACATACCTGAAATCTGTTGATTG GAACTGCGAGCATAATCGGAGATCTGTGGCTGCAAGCTTAGTTCAGGCTGTATATGTGTTGGAGAGAGACCGACAATTAAATCGCCAATCTGTTGAAGCCCTGGCTCCTCCTTGGTGGGAATTCTTCCATTTTGAGCTGATTCGCAAGCTCATTGATGATGCCGATATGTCCATATTTGGTGcaatatttgaattcaatcctCCTTCAAGTGAAGAAGCTTCTGCTGTGAATGCTCCAAGATTTGTCATTGCTTTCAGAGGCACCATAACAGAAAGGGATACCATCTCTAGGGATCTTTCCCTTGACATCCACCTTGTACAAAATGGTCTCCACAGGACCTCAAGATTTACCATTGCAATGCAAGCTGTTCAAAATGTTGCCTCAGTTTTTCCTGGATCCAAAATTTGGTTAGCAGGGCACTCATTGGGTGCTGGTATGGCTATCCTTACTGGAAGAAACATGGTTAAGAAGGGTGTGCTTTTGGAAAGCTTTCTCTTCAATCCGCCCTTTGTCGCTGCTCCAATTGAAAGGATCAGAGATGAAAAGGTAAAGCACGGTTTCCGCATTGCTAGAAGTGTAATTACCGCTGGATTAACTATTGCAATGAAAGGTAAAACTGAGGGGAACAGTCAGAGATCTGTTGCTGATGAATCTTTCAGCATTCTGTCATCGTGGACGCCGTATCTATACGTTAACCCAGGAGACCACATCTGTTCAGAGTACATCGGGTACTTCCAACACCGGAAGAACATGGAGGATCTCGGTGCTGGTTTTATTGAGAAGCTTGCGACCCAGAATTCCATCGGAGATCTGTTCTTCAAGGCATTAGGGTGGGAATCAGAACCACTGCACCTTCTCCCATCTGCTGACTTGATCGTCAATGTGAGCCCTTCACCTGATTTCAAATATGCTCACAGCATCAGCCAATGGTGGCAGCCAGAGCTGAACTTGCAGTGCAGTAAATATCGGTACGAATAG